AACCTCGGTAGCTGCTGAACCACCACCTGCCGTTATTTTTCCATCCTCGAGTGCAGCCGCCACGACGGACAATGCATCATGTATTCCGCGGTCTATCTCATCCACAACATGTTCTGTACCGCCCCTAATAAGAAGGGTGACAGCCTTTGCTTCTTTGCATTCCGTGACAAAAACCATTTCATCGTCGCCTATCTTTTTCTCTTCAACTCTTCCTGCATAGCCCAGATCACTCTCTCCAATTTCATCCAGTTCTGATACTATTGAAGCATCTGTTGCCCTTGCAAGTTTCTCCATGTCCGATTTTTTTACCCGTCGTACGGAAAATATTCCCGCCTTGGACAAATAATGTTGTGCCAGATCGTCTATTCCTTTCTGACATAGTACGGTATCGGCACCAGACGCTTTTATTTTATCCACCATCTTACGAAGCATTGCCTCTTCTTCATTAAGGAACTTCTGTAGCTGCGTCGGGTCAGATATGCGTATCTGTGCATCCACCTCCGTCTTCTTGACTTCTAGGGCAGTATTGAGCAGCAAAATTTTCGCGTCCTTCACAACTTTTGGCATGCTTGGATGAACTCTCTCTTTGTCCAGTACTATACCTTCTATCAATTCTGTATCTTCAACAGACCCACCGTGTTTCTTCTCTATTTTTATGTTGTCCAGATCAACTGTAATTTTTCCATTTTCCTCATCGGAAACAGCCTTTGCCGCCCTGTACGAAATATCTGAAAGTAGTTCCTTATTTGAGGTCGCAGCCTTGCCGGTCATGGCTGTCACTGCAATTTGCTTCAGTATTTCGGCATCATCTGGCTTAACCTCTTCCGTAATACTCCCCAGAATCTCGCATGCTTTTTTGCTGGCCATGCGGTATCCATCTGCAATCACCGTCGGATGAACGTTCTGATCCACAAGCTCAAGAGCTTTCTTAAGCAGTTCTCCAGCAAGTATTACGGCAGTAGTTGTCCCATCCCCGCATTCCTCGTCCTGAGTTTTTGCCACTTCCACAATCATTTTTGCTGCAGGATGCTCAACGTCTATTTCCTTGAGAATTGTAACACCGTCATTCGTAATAACAACATCTCCCATGCTGTCTACGAGCATCTTGTCCATTCCCTTTGGTCCCAGAGTGGAGCGTACAGCATCTGCTATCGCCATTGCAGCCCTCATATTGTTGTGCTGTGCATCTTTACCCTGTTCTCTTTCAGTCCCTTCTTTTAATATTAATATTGGTTGTTTTCCAGATAACATATTACATCACCAAGAACGGTATAATAATTCTTCTATATAAAATTTACTCTGCAATAACATCTTGGGAACCATTCTTATATGCGAAGTAACAGTTATCACACAGGTATGCAGATATGCTCTCAACAAAGTGAGCATGATCCTTGCATATCTCCTGATAACAATGGTGGCATTTTGCAAAGCTTTTTACCCCGCATATGTAGCAGCCCATGTTCTCCTATGTATATCATGACATGACTTATATAGATTTTGAAGGCAGGCGTGAATTGATAAGGTTTTTATGTTCTACTTTATTAAGGTAGGTGATAACAAATGAGAGCGAAAATCTTTATACATCATGTTTCTGGTGGTTTACTTCCTTATGATTATCAATATGCCATGGCTTCCATGCTGTACGAAAAATTGG
This is a stretch of genomic DNA from Candidatus Thermoplasmatota archaeon. It encodes these proteins:
- the thsB gene encoding thermosome subunit beta, with protein sequence MLSGKQPILILKEGTEREQGKDAQHNNMRAAMAIADAVRSTLGPKGMDKMLVDSMGDVVITNDGVTILKEIDVEHPAAKMIVEVAKTQDEECGDGTTTAVILAGELLKKALELVDQNVHPTVIADGYRMASKKACEILGSITEEVKPDDAEILKQIAVTAMTGKAATSNKELLSDISYRAAKAVSDEENGKITVDLDNIKIEKKHGGSVEDTELIEGIVLDKERVHPSMPKVVKDAKILLLNTALEVKKTEVDAQIRISDPTQLQKFLNEEEAMLRKMVDKIKASGADTVLCQKGIDDLAQHYLSKAGIFSVRRVKKSDMEKLARATDASIVSELDEIGESDLGYAGRVEEKKIGDDEMVFVTECKEAKAVTLLIRGGTEHVVDEIDRGIHDALSVVAAALEDGKITAGGGSAATEVSLGLRDYANSVGGREQMAVESFADAIEVIPKALATNAGIDAIDMLIDLKKAHKEGNKYHGVDVFEGKPKDMRKLNVVEPLKVGLQAVKSATETTVMILRIDDVIAAKGGGGGGGMPPGGGMPGGGMPGGEMPEY